Genomic segment of Arachis hypogaea cultivar Tifrunner chromosome 11, arahy.Tifrunner.gnm2.J5K5, whole genome shotgun sequence:
GCGATCCTGATGACTGAAGAGGCCATTAAAGCTCAAGTGAAAATCGTGGCTCCTGGCTTCGACACATCGGCAATCGGGGTTTTTAAAATGATCaaagatggcaagattgtcgatATGCCGAAAAAATGATTTCTGTACCCTTGCATGGAATTTGTAATTTTGTTGTAGAACTTGCCGCGTGGTTTGATGAACTTGTAGAACTTGTGATTTTTAAACTACTTTGATAGTCACTTGGTCGGCTTATGATTACCGTCTTTTTCCGCTTATTCGGCAGTGCATTTTCGTTCTAATTTGTTACTGTTTTGTTGGTATTGGCTTGTCGCTCGCGTTTGTTTACCGTTGTGTTGGTAATTTGACGAAGCCAAGTCATGGCTTCACTATCACTGCAGCCGTTTGTTATGGCGTTAACTTGGTTGGTTttcggggtgatcagtcccggggtaCCGTGTTGTTGTCCTGTTTAACATGTATTATAAGAAATTTGTTGTCGTGGGGTGCATAAATGGGGAAAAGTAATTTTAACAAGTGAACATTAATCAACAGTTGAACAAGTCTATTGCAATGATAAGTATTTAACGAAAGTAAATTATTTGACGGTAAAGGGGGAACCCGGGTCTTACTGAGCTGGTCAAGTCGCCTACTCAGCGTGTTTGAACTAAGGATAAAATCTTCTTAAGTTACTCGCATTCCAGGTTCTCGGGACTTCCTTGCCATCGAGCCTCTCCAATTTGTAGGCGCCCTTACCAATCACCTCTTTGaccctgtagggaccttcccagtttgccgccagCTTACCTTCCCCTTGAGACGGCAGCCCGATGTCGTTGCGCCGCAGGACCAAGTCATTTTGTTCAAATTCTCTCTAGAGTactttggtgttgtagcgcaGGGCCATTCTTTGTTTCAGTGCTACTTCTGACAAATGGGCCATCTCCCTAGCCTCATCTACTAGGTCCTTCTCTACAGCTTTCTCTACTCCCTCCAGAAGTAATCGTGGGCTCGGCTCGCCGACCTCCACGGGTATCATGGCATCCACCCCGTATGTCAGGCGGAAAGGGGTTTCTCCCGTTGACGATTGCTCGGTCGTTCGGTAAGATTAGAGAACTGAGGCAAGTTCGTCAACCCATGCACCCTTTTTCTTATCAAGCCGCTTCTTAAGGCCTAGCAAGATGACCTTATTTGCGGCCTTGACTTGGCCGTTCGTCTGGGGATGTTCTACAGATGAAAACTTTTGCTTTATGCCCAAACCGGCGAGGAACTCCACGAACTTCTTATCAGTGAACTGCGTCCCGTTATCAGAGATAATGACTTCTGGGATGCCGAATCGACTTATCACCTATCTCCACATAAACTTTCGACAATTGGATGAGGATATACTGGCCAGTGACTCAGCCTCTATCCacttggtgtagtagtcgatagcgactatgagatatttgacttgccccggacCAACCGGGAAAGGTCCTAAGAGGTCGACACCCCACTGTGAGCAAGGTCGGGAAGACGTCAATAGACTTAGCTCGGCCGCCGGCGCCTTATGGAAATTGGCGTTCTCCTGGCACATGATGCATTTCCTTACGAATGCTTTGGAGTCCTTCATCATCGATGGCCAGTAATAACCAGCTCTGATGAGCTTTCTTGCTAGGGTTTTGCCCCCGATGTGATGACCGCAGCACCCCTTATGGACCTCTTTGAGCACATAGTCCATTTGGTCAGGGTGTAGGCCCTTCAACAAGGGTTGGCTGAGTCCCTTTTTAAACAACTGTCCCTGTATGGTCGCGTATTTGGCCGCCTCCCTTCTCAACGCTTTGGACGCCTTCTCGTCGTCAGGGAGCTTGCCCCTTTCTAAAAAGTCAGTGATCGGGTCCATCCAGGAGGCATCTATATTTGTCAAGTGGAGGGTGACTGCTGGCTCTTTTATCAAACCCTGAATAAGAGACCGGTTGCCGGCCCCTGGTTTTGTGCTTACTAGCTTGGACAGGAGGtccgcccgtgtgttcctttctctcggAACATGTTGGATCGTGACCTCCTCGAATTGTTTGCTCAACTCTTTGACCTTCTCCAGATACTTCTGTAACAAGGAGTCTCTGGCTTGGTAGGTCCCATTAACCTGAGAAGTGACGACCTGCGAGTCACTGCATACTTCTAGCCTGGTGGCTCCGACTTCCCGTGCTAAGATTAAGCCACCCAGAAGGTCCTTGTACTCTGCTTGATTGTTTGATACCGGGAATTCAAACTTGATCGACTGTTCATATATGACTCCAGCGGGGCTCTTCAGGATGATCCCGGCACCTCCGAACGTCTGGTTGGAGGCCTCATCTAGGTGGAGCCTCCACCGTATGCTCGTTGTCTCAGCTGAGTCCCCCGTTACTTCTACCAAGAAGTCTGCCATGGCCTGTGCCTTAATCACATGCCTGGGTTCATATTGCAAGTTGTACTTGGACAATTCGATggcccaagtcatcattcttcccgctaGGTCAAGTTTCTGGAGTATCTGGCGGATTTCCTGGTCTGTCCTCACGACTACCTGATGACCTTAGAAATACTGTCGTAATCTACGGGAAGAGGTTAGGAGTGCAAGTGCCAACTTCTCTAATTTGCTGTATCTCAATTCTGCTCCTTACAGTGCTTTGCTCACGAAGTAAATTGGTTGCTGAACCTTCCCTTCCTCCCGCACCAAAACCACCGCCATCTCTTCCTCCGTTATGGCCAAGTATAGGTAGAGCGGTTTTCCGACCTTGGGCTTCCCGAGTACAGGTGGTGTTGCAAGAATCTCTTTGAAGTGATTGAATGCTTCCTCGCACGCCGGGGTCCATTCAAATGCTATCCCCTTtctcatcaagttgaagaatggcAGGGCCTTCGCAGCCGACGCCTCGAGGAAGCGGGATAGTGTGGTGAGCCTTCCTGACAGCCTCTGAATGTCCTTGACACAGCCCGGGCTCTTCATTTGGAGTATTGCTTGACATTTTTCAGGGTTGGCCTCcacacctctttgggttatcatAAACCCTAGGAACTTTCCTGCTTCCATGGCAAGGGCACACTTGAGTGGattgagcctcatgccgtgttgtcgtAGGGAAGCGAACACATTTCCTAGGTCGCTTAAGAGGTCTTCAGGCCGGGTGGTCTTTGCAAGCATATCATCCACGTATACTTCCACCGTTTTACCTATGAGGTcgctgaatatcttgttcattaACCTTTGGTACGTGGCCCCGGTGTTCTTCAAGCCAAACGGCATTACCTTGTAGCAATATATTCCTCCCGGCGttatgaatgttgttttctcttcgtctgaccggtgcatcggtatctgattgtagccaGAATAAGCATCCATAAACCTCAGATACCGATATCCCGCCGCCGCGTCGACGAGCGCATCAATGTTGGGTAGGGGGTAGCAGTcattggggcatgctttgttgagatcggagtAATCCACACACATCTTCCATTTTCCATTGTGCTTTCTTACTAGAACTACATTTGACAGCCAGGTCGAGTAGTCGAGTTCTCGAATAAATCCCGCTTCGAGGTggctggccgtctgcctggccacctcctctgctctTTCTTGTGacattttcctttttctctgaGCCACTGGTCTGGCCTCTGGCTTGACGGCCAAGTGGTGTGACATGAGTTGGGGGTCTATTCCCAGCATGTCGGCCAGCGTCCAAGCAAATAGGTCACCATTAGCCCTGATCATTTCCATTAGGGGTTCCTTCAGGTTGTGTGGGAGGTTTCTGTTCATGAAAGTGAACTTCTCCTCCACGTCACTCACTCTGAACCTCTCTAAGTTTCCTTTCGGTTCGGGTCTTGGCTTGTCGTCAACTCTAGCGTCCAAGTCGGCGAGGAACACTCCCGATGCCTCTTTAGATTTCTTCCTTAAGGAGAGGCTGGCGTTGTCGCAAGCGACTACCGTTTCCAAATCTCTTTTTATGGACCCCACGGATCCGTCATCAGCGATGAACTTCATTACCAACATCTTTGTACTGATCATTGCCCCGAGATCGTTGATAGTCTTCTTGCCTAGGATGACGTTGTAGGCCGTGGAGTCTCGCAGAACCACGAACTCAGCTATTACCGACCTTCGCCCCTGTCCTAGTCCTATGGATATCGGTAGGGAGATTATCCTgtctggcttgatgaagtggtcgcccaaGCCTACAACGCCGTGCTGGTGAGTCTTTAAATCGGCATCCCGTAGACCAAAGGCATCgaacacgttgcggaacatgatATTCGAGTCAGCCCCGGTGTCTACGAGGATCCGCTTGATGAGgccggttcccactctggccgtGATAACCATGGGAGGGTTTTTCGCGACCTCATCGAACCATTGGTCCTCCGGACCAAATGAAATGGGAGGAACCCTCTTGAAGCTTCGCCCGAAAGATGAGGAAACCGCCAGGACTTTGGCGTCTTTTCTGTGTGCCGACTTCGACCTTGGAGCCGCGTCTCTTGCTATTACCACGTTCACTATGGTAAGGCCGTGTTCGTTGTCCTCCGGCTCATGACGTTGCTTCACTGCGCGGGTTTTGTCCTCTCCCTCGCAGTCGCGATCTCGTCTCCTCGGTTCCCTGATGAGGTGGGAGAACTCGGCTAGTTTCCCGTCCCAGATCGCTTGTTCTAGCGCGTCCTTCAGATCGAAGCAATCCTGCGTCTTATGTCCATAGCCCTTATGATAGTCACAATAGAGGCTCTTGTTTCCCCTCGGTTCGGTCCTTTAGAGGTCGGGGCTTCGACAAAATTCCCTTCTCGGCTATCTGCTGATAAACTTCTATGATGGGGACGGTGAGGGGGTGTAATTGGTGAACTTCCCGACTCGAGAAAACGGCCTGGATGTCTTGCCTTGACCGCCGTCTCTGGCGTGTTCCTTCTGCCTTTCTCTGCCACCGTGCTGCCGAGGTTGATTGTAGGAGGGCTGCCGCTTGTTGGCAGCCACGACTTGACTGACTTCTTCATCGTTGATATATTCCCTGGCTACACTTTGGATCTCCTGCATCGTCCACACCGGCTTCGTGGTGAGATGCTTCCTGAAGTCCTCGTTCAGAAGTCCATTCGTCAAACACAGACTAGCTATCGAATCAGTTAGCCCGTCGATCTCCAAGCACTCGTCGTTGAACCGGTCTAGGTATTTTCTGGTCGGCTCGCCGGACCTTTGAGTCACCCCGAGCAAATTGATCGGGTGCTTTGCCTTTGCGATTCTGGTTGTAAATTGGGCTAGGAAAGCACGGCTAATGTCCGAAAACCTGGCCACCAAGCCCTGTGGGAGGCTGTTAATCCACCGTATTGCAGGTCCTGCCAAAGTGACCGGGAAAGCGCGGCACCTCACTTCGTCTCCCACTCCctctaggttcatcctggcctcgaaggccgtaagGTGCTCCTGCGGGTCTTGGGTtccgtcgtacctcatgtccgtcggCTTATCAAAGTGCTTTGGTAGCCGGACCTCGATGATGGAATGATGAAACGGGGTTGCGCCCATTATCACGGGTCGCCGCGTTCTCCTCGGCCTTCCCCCGCCGTCTTCCCGGTCTCGCTCTGTGGCGCATCTCCTTTCCGGCTGGGTGTATATCACGGGGTCGCGGCGTCTTCTTGGGCGTCCTTCTTCCTCCCGGGCGCTCTCAGATTCAGATCATGGGCTAGGCATTCGCCGGGAGTGACTTCTCGGAGGAGAACGGGAGTAGCTTGGTTCGGGAGTTCGTTGACGATGTTCCTGATCTGCCAGCTGGCGCTCCAGGTTCTGCATCCTGTGACGCAGTTCCTGCATTATTCTGGCGTTGTTGCTGCCTGTTCCCCCAAATGGGCGTCTTTCTTGAGATCGTGAAGACGGCTCGGTTCGTCGTGGAGGGGACCTCGTTTGCTCCCGGGAGGAAGCTATCGAGGCTTCCCCTCTGTGCTCGGCCCCGCGGCCTGGTTCTCCGGGACCTAGTACGACGTCCATTCAGgtgtccccacagacggcgccaatgtaggGTTGCTcggttaccggacggttcggaGAGATCCTTCAGTGGGTAAGGTGGGGTATCGCCTGGTTCCGGGTTGCGGGGTTGAAGCTGGAGCAGCCGACGTCCCGAGCTCTTTGTGTGATGAgaggggtgtcacctgcaaagacactccgacgctctagtcagttaaGTGTGCAGGCGAAAAAGGGGGTAAGGTGATgtgtgtgacgtaccttggggaagGGTAGGACCCTCCCTTTATATACCATGTCAGAAAGGTGGGCCCCATAGGAAGAGGCCTCCTTCTAGAAAGTTTCCTTCTTCCCAGCTATTGTGCAGCTAGCAAGGAGGGCACGTGGCCGGGTGGCCAGTCAGGCGGGCGCGATGATCCGCCCAAACGGGTCGGCAGGTCTCCAGATCGGGTTGGTCTCCATGCTTAACTGGGCTGGGCCGTAATAAGATCTTATTGGTGACTCCACATCAAAGACCCGCACTTACAAATAAATACATTttgtacttatatttttttttaaaatttgtatatataaattaataaaatttatttgttaaaaataatttaatatttatactaattaaataataatcaaactACTAAAAATTACTCACTTCAAaagtcttttttaataaaaaaatctttcatttaataaaataatcaaatgaaTCATAAAAAATACATCTAAATTTTATCATATGTTAGACATCTATCTAAGTCTTTACATCGATACATCAATTGTAAATTTATATTGGTAAAAAGAGGCAATAAATCAAATATAATACAAACTCCTTGTTCAAGCATCAGGAACACAATAATTGTGGCGACTATATTACTATTGTAGCAACACATCAATCAAATTTCACAACCACATTTTATAACCATTAAGATCAATAGGGTGACAACTTGCAACTCACTCCTAATTCTTGTATTCTAATCTCGAAAAATTTCTGATATTGcattttgaaaattaggattaGCAACACGATTCGAAATCATAGATATTTGCACATCTCTCGATTTGATCAGGACATTGTGGCAATTTTTGTTGCGAGATAAGTCAAAGTTAGTGTATCTACCTATTTTTACTGTctcggtatatatatatatatataattaatataatatatatgatgattaattattattatatataaaaaataataaaaaaaatttagaaatatataaagttttttttataccgaagatagaaaaatttaaaCTCACGACTTCTTAAGTAAGTATGTGGAGACTATGCTATTTGAGCTATAGTTTATTggctaaaaatatataaaattataaattagagtTTTAATCAAACACATTTTTTGTCATTCGTTTGTATACATATTTTGACCTTGTaaactaaattttattaatttaaaccaAAACAATGGTCAAAGTATATTTGAAATGGATAAGATAAGACCAGAATAGATACAAGATATCCACTAATTATTCATATCAATTAATCATTTTCTAATGAACCTTGTGTCTGATGgtgagaaagaagagaaacctAGGGATATATATGATGAGGAGTAAGGAAAATCGAGCTGAAcaacctttcttttttttttgtcatatacAACacacactattttttttttttttgtttcccacaGTATtccccaacccgacaggtcaaggactaatccgtcacgGTACTAAGCTCCATTTAaaggtttgccgctggccaatgggtacACACACTACTATAAGTACTACTAGTATAGGTTCTATATTTCTCATTGAATATTCAAACCCGGGTACAGCTTTGAGTGATGATACTACCATTTATCCACGGCCCAACTGCAGGTGAACAACTTTATAGATTCACATGTTACATTGAACAATTCATAATTGTTAGAACCGAATTGGTAATCGAACTAATCAAATTActgaattattgaattatttgtttaattggtGAGTCACTTATTGAATCGATTAATccgatataattaaataattatataaaattttgttattttttttctattataagtatttttattttgtttttatattaaaataattattatttttatatttcaataatttattaattagtttatacttattatattattatatattacaagtatttattcaaaaaataatattagtagatattatataattatataaaaaaaagttataattaataaaatattttttgtttttttttaatttataaatatttaataaaatttataattaaataaaaatataactaatttaataataagtgagtttataattaaaattaaatttaataaaaataaactatttgataaaatttttgtaTATGTACAATAATTTGCATATTTAATAGCACAAAGCCTGATAGTTTAGTTGTTCATGCATGCTGCATTATTAAAGGGAAGGGGTTCGAAAGGAGAATTTGGAACACGGTAGACTTGCAACAACTATGGAACAACCTTAAATCAAAATACCCAAAACTTGATTTTCGGAGATATCAAGCCCAAAGGAATACATGGTAGTTCCCCATCAAAAACTCGAAGAAGcactttttcttttgcctcccgaATCTATTTCGAAAACGCCATCATGCTTTGCTACCTTGTTAGTGACATTTCCTGTAGGCTGTAGCCTGTAGGAGTCACACGTCCATATTACACACATTTTAATTTTATACCtcatttttcaattaatttaaattacTCACAcccaaccaagttgggttggtctagtggttagctcactagtccgcttaagcaagtgtcgggggttcgaatcccgccttgtgcatgcagcaacccattggccagcggcaaacccttaaatggagctcagtaccgcgacggattagtccttgacctgtcgggttgggggataccgtgggaaaccaaaaaaaaaaattactcacacccataaataaaattattaccatccaaacttaaaatgcaagtccattttttctttctttttgaagtATTATAAAAACACTTGCTTGCTTGCCTTTTTCAACTTATTTTCTAGATTTCAATCAAAGTATCAAACCCACAATTAGAAACACGTGTTACATGCAATGGTACAAGATTCCTAATTTTACTATAATGTTATTTGAATATTTGTGAAAAACCATATGCCCATATACTCTAATCTACTATTAGATATTTAATGGACCATGGTAGAATTGAGCAGGAAAAAAACTCTCAACTCTAAAGTGAAGAGAGTAGTTaagcaataaaaatataaaataagaaattaatcaTCATTGAATTCGTAAGATCTATGTTCAATCTATCACATATGAACCGTATCATCTTAATGTTAGTGATTAATCAGTTAATTTTTCGCTTTACCAATCTTTCACTTTAAAAAACCTTGGTTCGTATGGAGCCCATACCCCCCATCAAATGGTGGATGAAAATGTCaacatttcaaaaaatattatgtagAACTAACATTACTCATAATCAATGTACTAATTTCGGGGACCAGTAACATGGCTGCAAAAGAGAGGGCCTATCAAATGATACTGGGATAGTTAACCATATGCATGCATGAAAAGCAGAGCTTACAACAACCTAAGACTAATTTTCTGCAGGAAATTTTAATCTCAAGTGGTCCTTTAGAAAATTCTTAAAGCTATCCTCTGTACTTCCTTTATAGGACATAACCATCAATGTAGAACACACAACAAAAGTTTTAAATGGATACAGCTGTTTGAGAATCTCCGGGTCCCTATCATAATCCTGCCAAGACAAAAGTTTAATTAAAAATAGGGGGTTATGAATATAGAAACAAACCTATACATAAAAATATGAGCATACCTTTTCAGTAATAACAACTATGGGCTTGGAACCAAACTTGCCCTCTAATTCTTTTAGCTTGGCTCTGATCAACTCAATATCCTAGATTAGTATGAGGAAAAAAAGAATATCCtagtaaatgttttttttttaaataaaattaagaaacaagAGGAAATTTAAATGGCGTGGCTTGGCAGCACAGGTGCAAAGAATGTGGTTTAAATGGTGACTTGAAATAACAGTATGTAATCAGTCAGAAAAATATTTCTTTGAAATTCAGGAGATATATATAACGTACCTTGACATGGAATGCATGATGATCACTGAAATCTACTCGATCAACATAACATGCACCCATCTGCATCAAGTAGTTTTCACTTTAGAGATAAAAAGAGATAACAACAGGGACCTCGAAGCGAAAACCACTTAAAAGGTAAGTAAAAGTATAGCTAGATAGCACAGCATAAAAGGGGGTTGGTGTGAGTTACTAATCATGTCTGGAACATACAAGTTTTAACAAGTGAAAATACAACTGGCCAATTGATATGTTTATGTTTAGTTATGCTATTTAGAAGAGGAATGATTATTAAGGAGGAATACCTTCTGAATTTTCTTCACAAAAGATTCTGCGGAACCAATAGCCGAAACACATAATATAGTAGCTTTATGGAGAGCTGTCAACGGTATATTGGCATTGGTATTACCCACCTCAAATAAGTAAGTTGGATCCATTTTTGAGAAGAAAAGTGGAATCGACTCTTTGATTCCTCGGATTGTTGACTCAATATCCTTGAGAATATTCTCAGACACCTATGAACCACCCGAAGTACATTGTCAGTAAGCAAATCTATATACCAACCAAATGACTAAATTCAAACTGATAAAAGGAACTTTACAAAAACATTTGCAAATTATTTCCTTGAAGAAGGTATCGCTTTAGCATACCAGGTCTGCATGATGGATTACAACTGCATCTGCTCGTTTAAGTGCAGTCAAGGGTTCCCTCAAAGGTCCAAGTGGCAAAAGCTGAAGGTTGCCCCAAAGAGTCAATCCATTAACCATTACAATATCCAAATCACGCCACAAACTCCAGTGCTACCTTACATACAGAAGATAACATTTACAGCAACTTCTTGTCAAACAAAATGAACATAGGTAATTAAGCAAGCCAAAAGCAGGGCTCAGTATTTCCAGTATCATACTTAACACTAAATCATAAACCATACctcaataaacaaaaaaaaggtTGCAAAGGAAATTACTTTTCTATATCGTTCTTTGGTGGGTGCAATAGTTGGCATTACCTGCATTGCATCATCAAGAACTACAGCACCAATATTTTCTGAATCAACAGAAACATTCAACTCATGACCCAGCTGCTGTTTCCTATACCATGAACTCTCTCTGGTATCAACATAGccatatctttggatgaattgaCTTGCAACAGCAGCTCGATTTgcgccaacaccaaacttagttggTGTCCAAAGTAAATGCCTACGAAGCATGTTGACTTCATCACCACCTGCATAACCCTGCCAGAATAAGCAACATATGAAACCAGATAGGCaagttacaaattaaaatacacaatagtATTGCTTCAGCTAGGATTTTGGCATGAAAGGTCAAATATATCTTCCATCAGTTATGATGCCAAAGGAGATAAGCCTTAAAATTTGATCATTAAATTATAATCCTATttgcacaaaaaataaaaagtgtacTTTTTCCTTTGTAACACACACATCATGTATCAGACAAGATATGAATGCATAACACCATGAACTGCTGATATTTCAGGGACCGCTTAGTCCAATAAT
This window contains:
- the LOC112720980 gene encoding uncharacterized protein, with the protein product MTWAIELSKYNLQYEPRHVIKAQAMADFLVEVTGDSAETTSIRWRLHLDEASNQTFGGAGIILKSPAGVIYEQSIKFEFPVSNNQAEYKDLLGGLILAREVGATRLEVCSDSQVVTSQVNGTYQARDSLLQKYLEKVKELSKQFEEVTIQHVPRERNTRADLLSKLVSTKPGAGNRSLIQGLIKEPAVTLHLTNIDASWMDPITDFLERGKLPDDEKASKALRREAAKYATIQGQLFKKGLSQPLLKGLHPDQMDYVLKEVHKGCCGHHIGGKTLARKLIRAGYYWPSMMKDSKAFVRKCIMCQENANFHKAPAAELSLLTSSRPCSQWGVDLLGPFPVISRFGIPEVIISDNGTQFTDKKFVEFLAGLGIKQKFSSVEHPQTNGQVKAANKVILLGLKKRLDKKKGAWVDELASVL
- the LOC112720265 gene encoding probable tetraacyldisaccharide 4'-kinase, mitochondrial isoform X2, giving the protein MVEFIARWLCHFGISPLILSRGYAGGDEVNMLRRHLLWTPTKFGVGANRAAVASQFIQRYGYVDTRESSWYRKQQLGHELNVSVDSENIGAVVLDDAMQHWSLWRDLDIVMVNGLTLWGNLQLLPLGPLREPLTALKRADAVVIHHADLVSENILKDIESTIRGIKESIPLFFSKMDPTYLFEVGNTNANIPLTALHKATILCVSAIGSAESFVKKIQKMGACYVDRVDFSDHHAFHVKDIELIRAKLKELEGKFGSKPIVVITEKDYDRDPEILKQLYPFKTFVVCSTLMVMSYKGSTEDSFKNFLKDHLRLKFPAEN
- the LOC112720265 gene encoding probable tetraacyldisaccharide 4'-kinase, mitochondrial isoform X1 — its product is MEKVRRAVNEIAYARNPRKLCRLHRSLIPLLSIASSLYKLALSLRHSLYRHGFFPVHRLPVAVVSVGNLSWGGNGKTPMVEFIARWLCHFGISPLILSRGYAGGDEVNMLRRHLLWTPTKFGVGANRAAVASQFIQRYGYVDTRESSWYRKQQLGHELNVSVDSENIGAVVLDDAMQHWSLWRDLDIVMVNGLTLWGNLQLLPLGPLREPLTALKRADAVVIHHADLVSENILKDIESTIRGIKESIPLFFSKMDPTYLFEVGNTNANIPLTALHKATILCVSAIGSAESFVKKIQKMGACYVDRVDFSDHHAFHVKDIELIRAKLKELEGKFGSKPIVVITEKDYDRDPEILKQLYPFKTFVVCSTLMVMSYKGSTEDSFKNFLKDHLRLKFPAEN